The Daucus carota subsp. sativus chromosome 7, DH1 v3.0, whole genome shotgun sequence genome window below encodes:
- the LOC108195897 gene encoding receptor-like serine/threonine-protein kinase ALE2 isoform X1: protein MDLVLQVSSLVLKVSWAFAVFLVLVGSADPTSAATFDAISPVGEGSTGPVPQWKQLNHNATSPFQSSAVSPPITSPPAPENTKDQAPLLSPSTPTPSQPSKFSSPTTFPGIAPNVPPSASQGQPPPTKDPELAPEDPAPVVSPPIKSPAKSPSINPFMPGSAPPSSQNSQTPDDTAPLSAPIAPDTVQSSPPPREMLQTPPTSQPTLPKVPDNKAPLSAPTAPGQVAPPPRNLLQAPPISQPTVPQLQMTPPPKEMLQTPPASQPILPKLPDNKPPLSLPVAPVQIAPPPRDMLRKPPTHQPVVPEVQSASPPRGLLQTPPANQPIPPKVPDNKAPLFVPIAPLKNAPPPRDMQQTPPTSLPSVPETPPSDPPATSPPHNLPRYAPPIHPEGPKVPPSISPESDISPVSTTPPSFNPKKRGIPVAAPSHAVPKQFSPPNLSPAASPQNNSPRDAESASPPLVVLSPTPLPSTASYRHHGKMNISSPGPSSYLAPPPESADRGKPLSPGSPRQTRMPFLSPEISPSVSSPMIPKIPHLRPIQAFPPPPPNAECKPLPCDEPLTNTLPGFPCGCILPMQVGLRLSVSLYTFFPLVSEFATEVASGAFMKQSQVRIMGANAATEDPEKTIVLMDLVPFGEDFDNNTAYLTYQRFWHKQVPISTFYFGDYEVLYVRYTGLPDSPPSAPLSDTEPHDSKGGTIKPVGVDIRRGQHKKGLKGSVIAVIVLSALIAMVLICAIAWIMFFRHRDHDYQVQENPQTKQLSLAKSSGIATSMTGSGPSSISPSYNATIAPYTGTAKTFTLNDMERATDNFAASRVLGEGGFGLVYGGVLEDGTKVAVKVLKRDDQQGDREFLSEVEMLSRLHHRNLVALIGICTEEHARCLIYELIPNGSVESHLHGIDKEDAPLDWGARLKIALGAARGLAYLHEDSSPRVIHRDFKSSNILLEHDYTPKVSDFGLARSALDEESRHISTRVMGTFGYVAPEYAMTGHLLVKSDVYSYGVVLLELLTGRKPVDMSQPPGQENLVTWSRPLLTSEEGLELIVDKSLGPNFPFDSISKVAAIASMCVQSEVSHRPFMGEVVQALKLVSNECDATKDLGSRSCSQEDLSVDFDARSSTHSDHLPDRFQIQSPLSDYESAISVDRGLPLSELYSTSAKIGKTDSESFRRHSSSGPLRSESVLPLWQRMRRSSGGSVSEHGAMFKLWNGYH from the exons ATGGATTTGGTGCTGCAAGTTTCATCCTTGGTGCTAAAAGTTAGCTGGGCATTTGCTGTCTTTTTGGTACTTGTAGGATCTGCAG ATCCAACATCTGCAGCAACTTTTGATGCAATTTCTCCAGTTGGAGAAGGTTCCACCGGCCCTGTCCCTCAATGGAAGCAATTAAATCATAATGCAACAAGTCCATTTCAGTCAAGcg CTGTATCTCCGCCTATCACTTCGCCCCCAGCACCAGAAAACACAAAAGATCAGGCACCTTTATTGTCCCCCAGTACTCCTACACCATCACAGCCAAGTAAATTTTCTTCTCCTACAACTTTTCCCGGCATCGCTCCAAATGTCCCACCAAGTGCTTCTCAGGGACAGCCACCGCCTACTAAAGACCCTGAATTGGCTCCTGAAGATCCAG CACCTGTTGTATCACCCCCAATAAAGTCACCAGCAAAGTCCCCTAGTATCAATCCCTTCATGCCAGGCTCTGCGCCACCAAGTTCCCAAAATAGCCAGACACCAGATGATACGGCTCCTTTATCTGCACCAATAGCGCCGG ACACAGTACAGAGTTCACCGCCACCAAGGGAGATGCTTCAGACACCGCCAACAAGCCAACCTACTCTGCCTAAGGTACCAGACAATAAGGCTCCTCTATCCGCGCCAACAGCTCCAG GGCAAGTTGCCCCGCCACCAAGAAACCTGCTACAAGCACCACCAATAAGCCAGCCTACTGTGCCTCAATTACAAATGACACCTCCACCAAAGGAGATGCTACAAACGCCACCAGCAAGCCAACCTATTCTACCTAAATTACCGGATAATAAGCCTCCTCTATCCCTGCCAGTAGCTCCAG TACAAATTGCACCACCACCAAGGGATATGCTGCGCAAACCACCAACACACCAGCCTGTTGTGCCTGAAGTACAAAGCGCATCGCCACCAAGGGGACTGCTACAAACGCCACCAGCAAACCAACCTATTCCGCCTAAAGTACCTGATAATAAGGCTCCTCTATTTGTGCCAATTGCTCCAT TGAAAAATGCACCACCACCGAGGGACATGCAACAAACGCCACCGACAAGCCTACCTAGTGTGCCTGAAACACCACCATCCGACCCCCCTG CTACTTCACCTCCACATAACTTACCAAGATATGCACCACCCATCCATCCAGAAGGGCCCAAAGTACCTCCATCTATATCACCAG AATCTGATATCTCTCCTGTATCCACTACTCCACCAAGCTTTAACCCAAAAAAAAGAGGAATACCTGTTGCTGCCCCATCCCATGCGGTGCCAAAACAGTTTTCACCCCCCAACCTTTCTCCTGCTGCAT CTCCTCAGAACAATTCCCCAAGGGATGCTGAAAGTGCTTCTCCGCCTCTTGTAGTACTTTCTCCTACACCTTTACCTTCAACCGCGTCATATAGACATCATGGAAAGATGAATATCAGTAGCCCTGGTCCATCTTCTTATCTGGCTCCTCCTCCTGAGTCAGCTGATAGAG GGAAGCCTCTTTCACCAGGTTCACCTCGTCAAACTAGAA TGCCCTTTCTTTCACCTGAAATTTCTCCTTCCGTATCTTCACCAATGATTCCAAAGATTCCACATCTGCGACCTATTCAAGCCtttccacctccacctcctaaTGCAG AGTGCAAACCATTACCTTGCGACGAGCCACTTACCAATACTCTTCCTGGATTTCCTTGTGGCTGCATCTTGCCAATGCAAGTTGGGCTGCGCCTCAGCGTATCACTCTATACATTTTTTCCTTTGGTTTCAGAGTTTGCTACTGAAGTTGCTTCTGGAGCATTTATGAAACAAAGTCAAGTTCGGATAATGGGGGCAAATGCAGCCACCGAGGATCCAGAAAAGACTATTGTTTTGATGGATTTGGTACCATTTGGAGAAGATTTTGATAACAATACAGCTTATTTGACTTATCAAAGATTCTGGCACAAACAAGTGCCTATAAGCACTTTTTATTTTGGTGATTATGAAGTTCTTTATGTGCGTTATACAG GTCTTCCTGACTCTCCACCTTCTGCACCTTTAAGTGATACTGAGCCTCATGACAGTAAAGGGGGGACCATAAAGCCCGTGGGGGTTGATATCAGGAGAGGACAGCACAAGAAAGGGCTTAAAGGCAGTGTTATTGCAGTTATAGTTTTATCAGCCTTGATAGCTATGGTTCTAATCTGTGCAATTGCTTGGATCATGTTCTTTAGGCATAGAGATCATGATTATCAAGTGCAGGAAAATCCACAGACTAAGCAACTTTCACTTGCAAAATCCTCAG GGATTGCTACTTCTATGACTGGTAGTGGACCCAGTTCCATTTCTCCATCATATAATGCTACAATTGCACCTTATACTGGTACTGCAAAGACTTTTACCTTGAATGACATGGAAAGAGCAACTGACAACTTTGCTGCTTCAAGAGTGCTCGGAGAAGGTGGATTTGGTCTTGTTTATGGTGGTGTCCTTGAAGATGGGACTAAAGTGGCTGTCAAGGTGCTTAAAAGAGATGATCAACAGGGAGATCGTGAATTCTTAAGCGAAGTTGAAATGCTTAGTCGCCTTCATCACAGAAACTTAGTCGCATTGATTGGGATATGTACAGAAGAACATGCCCGCTGCTTAATCTATGAACTAATTCCAAATGGAAGCGTGGAATCTCATTTACATG GAATCGACAAGGAAGATGCTCCACTTGATTGGGGTGCCCGTTTGAAGATAGCACTTGGTGCTGCTCGAGGTCTAGCTTATCTGCATGAAGATTCGAGTCCACGTGTCATACACAGGGACTTTAAGTCCAGCAACATTTTGCTGGAACATGATTATACACCAAAAGTGTCTGATTTTGGTTTGGCGCGCTCTGCATTGGATGAGGAGAGCAGGCACATTTCAACCCGTGTCATGGGGACTTTTGG CTATGTGGCTCCAGAATATGCAATGACAGGACATCTTCTTGTGAAGAGTGATGTTTACAGTTATGGAGTAGTCTTACTTGAGCTTTTAACAGGAAGAAAACCAGTGGACATGTCTCAGCCTCCCGGTCAAGAGAACCTAGTTACTTGGTCCCGTCCACTCCTCACAAGTGAAGAAGGTTTAGAATTGATAGTAGACAAATCTTTGGGGCCAAATTTTCCTTTCGACAGTATCTCTAAAGTAGCAGCTATCGCATCAATGTGTGTTCAGTCGGAGGTTTCACATCGTCCATTTATGGGTGAGGTAGTTCAGGCCTTAAAACTAGTGTCCAACGAATGTGATGCGACAAAAGACTTAGGATCTAGAAGCTGTAGCCAAGAGGATCTCTCAGTTGATTTTGATGCAAGGTCTAGTACACATTCTGATCATTTACCTGATCGCTTCCAAATACAGTCTCCTCTTTCTGATTACGAATCGGCAATCTCCGTTGATAGAGGGCTACCCTTGTCAGAACTATATAGTACATCAGCAAAAATAGGGAAGACAGATTCGGAGTCATTTAGGAGGCACTCAAGTTCTGGTCCTTTGAGAAGCGAAAGTGTTTTGCCACTCTGGCAGAGGATGAGAAGATCATCAGGTGGCAGTGTAAGTGAACACGGGGCAATGTTCAAGCTATGGAATGGATATCATTAA
- the LOC108195897 gene encoding receptor-like serine/threonine-protein kinase ALE2 isoform X2: MDLVLQVSSLVLKVSWAFAVFLVLVGSADPTSAATFDAISPVGEGSTGPVPQWKQLNHNATSPFQSSAVSPPITSPPAPENTKDQAPLLSPSTPTPSQPSKFSSPTTFPGIAPNVPPSASQGQPPPTKDPELAPEDPAPVVSPPIKSPAKSPSINPFMPGSAPPSSQNSQTPDDTAPLSAPIAPVQSSPPPREMLQTPPTSQPTLPKVPDNKAPLSAPTAPGQVAPPPRNLLQAPPISQPTVPQLQMTPPPKEMLQTPPASQPILPKLPDNKPPLSLPVAPVQIAPPPRDMLRKPPTHQPVVPEVQSASPPRGLLQTPPANQPIPPKVPDNKAPLFVPIAPLKNAPPPRDMQQTPPTSLPSVPETPPSDPPATSPPHNLPRYAPPIHPEGPKVPPSISPESDISPVSTTPPSFNPKKRGIPVAAPSHAVPKQFSPPNLSPAASPQNNSPRDAESASPPLVVLSPTPLPSTASYRHHGKMNISSPGPSSYLAPPPESADRGKPLSPGSPRQTRMPFLSPEISPSVSSPMIPKIPHLRPIQAFPPPPPNAECKPLPCDEPLTNTLPGFPCGCILPMQVGLRLSVSLYTFFPLVSEFATEVASGAFMKQSQVRIMGANAATEDPEKTIVLMDLVPFGEDFDNNTAYLTYQRFWHKQVPISTFYFGDYEVLYVRYTGLPDSPPSAPLSDTEPHDSKGGTIKPVGVDIRRGQHKKGLKGSVIAVIVLSALIAMVLICAIAWIMFFRHRDHDYQVQENPQTKQLSLAKSSGIATSMTGSGPSSISPSYNATIAPYTGTAKTFTLNDMERATDNFAASRVLGEGGFGLVYGGVLEDGTKVAVKVLKRDDQQGDREFLSEVEMLSRLHHRNLVALIGICTEEHARCLIYELIPNGSVESHLHGIDKEDAPLDWGARLKIALGAARGLAYLHEDSSPRVIHRDFKSSNILLEHDYTPKVSDFGLARSALDEESRHISTRVMGTFGYVAPEYAMTGHLLVKSDVYSYGVVLLELLTGRKPVDMSQPPGQENLVTWSRPLLTSEEGLELIVDKSLGPNFPFDSISKVAAIASMCVQSEVSHRPFMGEVVQALKLVSNECDATKDLGSRSCSQEDLSVDFDARSSTHSDHLPDRFQIQSPLSDYESAISVDRGLPLSELYSTSAKIGKTDSESFRRHSSSGPLRSESVLPLWQRMRRSSGGSVSEHGAMFKLWNGYH, translated from the exons ATGGATTTGGTGCTGCAAGTTTCATCCTTGGTGCTAAAAGTTAGCTGGGCATTTGCTGTCTTTTTGGTACTTGTAGGATCTGCAG ATCCAACATCTGCAGCAACTTTTGATGCAATTTCTCCAGTTGGAGAAGGTTCCACCGGCCCTGTCCCTCAATGGAAGCAATTAAATCATAATGCAACAAGTCCATTTCAGTCAAGcg CTGTATCTCCGCCTATCACTTCGCCCCCAGCACCAGAAAACACAAAAGATCAGGCACCTTTATTGTCCCCCAGTACTCCTACACCATCACAGCCAAGTAAATTTTCTTCTCCTACAACTTTTCCCGGCATCGCTCCAAATGTCCCACCAAGTGCTTCTCAGGGACAGCCACCGCCTACTAAAGACCCTGAATTGGCTCCTGAAGATCCAG CACCTGTTGTATCACCCCCAATAAAGTCACCAGCAAAGTCCCCTAGTATCAATCCCTTCATGCCAGGCTCTGCGCCACCAAGTTCCCAAAATAGCCAGACACCAGATGATACGGCTCCTTTATCTGCACCAATAGCGCCGG TACAGAGTTCACCGCCACCAAGGGAGATGCTTCAGACACCGCCAACAAGCCAACCTACTCTGCCTAAGGTACCAGACAATAAGGCTCCTCTATCCGCGCCAACAGCTCCAG GGCAAGTTGCCCCGCCACCAAGAAACCTGCTACAAGCACCACCAATAAGCCAGCCTACTGTGCCTCAATTACAAATGACACCTCCACCAAAGGAGATGCTACAAACGCCACCAGCAAGCCAACCTATTCTACCTAAATTACCGGATAATAAGCCTCCTCTATCCCTGCCAGTAGCTCCAG TACAAATTGCACCACCACCAAGGGATATGCTGCGCAAACCACCAACACACCAGCCTGTTGTGCCTGAAGTACAAAGCGCATCGCCACCAAGGGGACTGCTACAAACGCCACCAGCAAACCAACCTATTCCGCCTAAAGTACCTGATAATAAGGCTCCTCTATTTGTGCCAATTGCTCCAT TGAAAAATGCACCACCACCGAGGGACATGCAACAAACGCCACCGACAAGCCTACCTAGTGTGCCTGAAACACCACCATCCGACCCCCCTG CTACTTCACCTCCACATAACTTACCAAGATATGCACCACCCATCCATCCAGAAGGGCCCAAAGTACCTCCATCTATATCACCAG AATCTGATATCTCTCCTGTATCCACTACTCCACCAAGCTTTAACCCAAAAAAAAGAGGAATACCTGTTGCTGCCCCATCCCATGCGGTGCCAAAACAGTTTTCACCCCCCAACCTTTCTCCTGCTGCAT CTCCTCAGAACAATTCCCCAAGGGATGCTGAAAGTGCTTCTCCGCCTCTTGTAGTACTTTCTCCTACACCTTTACCTTCAACCGCGTCATATAGACATCATGGAAAGATGAATATCAGTAGCCCTGGTCCATCTTCTTATCTGGCTCCTCCTCCTGAGTCAGCTGATAGAG GGAAGCCTCTTTCACCAGGTTCACCTCGTCAAACTAGAA TGCCCTTTCTTTCACCTGAAATTTCTCCTTCCGTATCTTCACCAATGATTCCAAAGATTCCACATCTGCGACCTATTCAAGCCtttccacctccacctcctaaTGCAG AGTGCAAACCATTACCTTGCGACGAGCCACTTACCAATACTCTTCCTGGATTTCCTTGTGGCTGCATCTTGCCAATGCAAGTTGGGCTGCGCCTCAGCGTATCACTCTATACATTTTTTCCTTTGGTTTCAGAGTTTGCTACTGAAGTTGCTTCTGGAGCATTTATGAAACAAAGTCAAGTTCGGATAATGGGGGCAAATGCAGCCACCGAGGATCCAGAAAAGACTATTGTTTTGATGGATTTGGTACCATTTGGAGAAGATTTTGATAACAATACAGCTTATTTGACTTATCAAAGATTCTGGCACAAACAAGTGCCTATAAGCACTTTTTATTTTGGTGATTATGAAGTTCTTTATGTGCGTTATACAG GTCTTCCTGACTCTCCACCTTCTGCACCTTTAAGTGATACTGAGCCTCATGACAGTAAAGGGGGGACCATAAAGCCCGTGGGGGTTGATATCAGGAGAGGACAGCACAAGAAAGGGCTTAAAGGCAGTGTTATTGCAGTTATAGTTTTATCAGCCTTGATAGCTATGGTTCTAATCTGTGCAATTGCTTGGATCATGTTCTTTAGGCATAGAGATCATGATTATCAAGTGCAGGAAAATCCACAGACTAAGCAACTTTCACTTGCAAAATCCTCAG GGATTGCTACTTCTATGACTGGTAGTGGACCCAGTTCCATTTCTCCATCATATAATGCTACAATTGCACCTTATACTGGTACTGCAAAGACTTTTACCTTGAATGACATGGAAAGAGCAACTGACAACTTTGCTGCTTCAAGAGTGCTCGGAGAAGGTGGATTTGGTCTTGTTTATGGTGGTGTCCTTGAAGATGGGACTAAAGTGGCTGTCAAGGTGCTTAAAAGAGATGATCAACAGGGAGATCGTGAATTCTTAAGCGAAGTTGAAATGCTTAGTCGCCTTCATCACAGAAACTTAGTCGCATTGATTGGGATATGTACAGAAGAACATGCCCGCTGCTTAATCTATGAACTAATTCCAAATGGAAGCGTGGAATCTCATTTACATG GAATCGACAAGGAAGATGCTCCACTTGATTGGGGTGCCCGTTTGAAGATAGCACTTGGTGCTGCTCGAGGTCTAGCTTATCTGCATGAAGATTCGAGTCCACGTGTCATACACAGGGACTTTAAGTCCAGCAACATTTTGCTGGAACATGATTATACACCAAAAGTGTCTGATTTTGGTTTGGCGCGCTCTGCATTGGATGAGGAGAGCAGGCACATTTCAACCCGTGTCATGGGGACTTTTGG CTATGTGGCTCCAGAATATGCAATGACAGGACATCTTCTTGTGAAGAGTGATGTTTACAGTTATGGAGTAGTCTTACTTGAGCTTTTAACAGGAAGAAAACCAGTGGACATGTCTCAGCCTCCCGGTCAAGAGAACCTAGTTACTTGGTCCCGTCCACTCCTCACAAGTGAAGAAGGTTTAGAATTGATAGTAGACAAATCTTTGGGGCCAAATTTTCCTTTCGACAGTATCTCTAAAGTAGCAGCTATCGCATCAATGTGTGTTCAGTCGGAGGTTTCACATCGTCCATTTATGGGTGAGGTAGTTCAGGCCTTAAAACTAGTGTCCAACGAATGTGATGCGACAAAAGACTTAGGATCTAGAAGCTGTAGCCAAGAGGATCTCTCAGTTGATTTTGATGCAAGGTCTAGTACACATTCTGATCATTTACCTGATCGCTTCCAAATACAGTCTCCTCTTTCTGATTACGAATCGGCAATCTCCGTTGATAGAGGGCTACCCTTGTCAGAACTATATAGTACATCAGCAAAAATAGGGAAGACAGATTCGGAGTCATTTAGGAGGCACTCAAGTTCTGGTCCTTTGAGAAGCGAAAGTGTTTTGCCACTCTGGCAGAGGATGAGAAGATCATCAGGTGGCAGTGTAAGTGAACACGGGGCAATGTTCAAGCTATGGAATGGATATCATTAA
- the LOC108195897 gene encoding receptor-like serine/threonine-protein kinase ALE2 isoform X3: MLQTPPTSQPTLPKVPDNKAPLSAPTAPGQVAPPPRNLLQAPPISQPTVPQLQMTPPPKEMLQTPPASQPILPKLPDNKPPLSLPVAPVQIAPPPRDMLRKPPTHQPVVPEVQSASPPRGLLQTPPANQPIPPKVPDNKAPLFVPIAPLKNAPPPRDMQQTPPTSLPSVPETPPSDPPATSPPHNLPRYAPPIHPEGPKVPPSISPESDISPVSTTPPSFNPKKRGIPVAAPSHAVPKQFSPPNLSPAASPQNNSPRDAESASPPLVVLSPTPLPSTASYRHHGKMNISSPGPSSYLAPPPESADRGKPLSPGSPRQTRMPFLSPEISPSVSSPMIPKIPHLRPIQAFPPPPPNAECKPLPCDEPLTNTLPGFPCGCILPMQVGLRLSVSLYTFFPLVSEFATEVASGAFMKQSQVRIMGANAATEDPEKTIVLMDLVPFGEDFDNNTAYLTYQRFWHKQVPISTFYFGDYEVLYVRYTGLPDSPPSAPLSDTEPHDSKGGTIKPVGVDIRRGQHKKGLKGSVIAVIVLSALIAMVLICAIAWIMFFRHRDHDYQVQENPQTKQLSLAKSSGIATSMTGSGPSSISPSYNATIAPYTGTAKTFTLNDMERATDNFAASRVLGEGGFGLVYGGVLEDGTKVAVKVLKRDDQQGDREFLSEVEMLSRLHHRNLVALIGICTEEHARCLIYELIPNGSVESHLHGIDKEDAPLDWGARLKIALGAARGLAYLHEDSSPRVIHRDFKSSNILLEHDYTPKVSDFGLARSALDEESRHISTRVMGTFGYVAPEYAMTGHLLVKSDVYSYGVVLLELLTGRKPVDMSQPPGQENLVTWSRPLLTSEEGLELIVDKSLGPNFPFDSISKVAAIASMCVQSEVSHRPFMGEVVQALKLVSNECDATKDLGSRSCSQEDLSVDFDARSSTHSDHLPDRFQIQSPLSDYESAISVDRGLPLSELYSTSAKIGKTDSESFRRHSSSGPLRSESVLPLWQRMRRSSGGSVSEHGAMFKLWNGYH, encoded by the exons ATGCTTCAGACACCGCCAACAAGCCAACCTACTCTGCCTAAGGTACCAGACAATAAGGCTCCTCTATCCGCGCCAACAGCTCCAG GGCAAGTTGCCCCGCCACCAAGAAACCTGCTACAAGCACCACCAATAAGCCAGCCTACTGTGCCTCAATTACAAATGACACCTCCACCAAAGGAGATGCTACAAACGCCACCAGCAAGCCAACCTATTCTACCTAAATTACCGGATAATAAGCCTCCTCTATCCCTGCCAGTAGCTCCAG TACAAATTGCACCACCACCAAGGGATATGCTGCGCAAACCACCAACACACCAGCCTGTTGTGCCTGAAGTACAAAGCGCATCGCCACCAAGGGGACTGCTACAAACGCCACCAGCAAACCAACCTATTCCGCCTAAAGTACCTGATAATAAGGCTCCTCTATTTGTGCCAATTGCTCCAT TGAAAAATGCACCACCACCGAGGGACATGCAACAAACGCCACCGACAAGCCTACCTAGTGTGCCTGAAACACCACCATCCGACCCCCCTG CTACTTCACCTCCACATAACTTACCAAGATATGCACCACCCATCCATCCAGAAGGGCCCAAAGTACCTCCATCTATATCACCAG AATCTGATATCTCTCCTGTATCCACTACTCCACCAAGCTTTAACCCAAAAAAAAGAGGAATACCTGTTGCTGCCCCATCCCATGCGGTGCCAAAACAGTTTTCACCCCCCAACCTTTCTCCTGCTGCAT CTCCTCAGAACAATTCCCCAAGGGATGCTGAAAGTGCTTCTCCGCCTCTTGTAGTACTTTCTCCTACACCTTTACCTTCAACCGCGTCATATAGACATCATGGAAAGATGAATATCAGTAGCCCTGGTCCATCTTCTTATCTGGCTCCTCCTCCTGAGTCAGCTGATAGAG GGAAGCCTCTTTCACCAGGTTCACCTCGTCAAACTAGAA TGCCCTTTCTTTCACCTGAAATTTCTCCTTCCGTATCTTCACCAATGATTCCAAAGATTCCACATCTGCGACCTATTCAAGCCtttccacctccacctcctaaTGCAG AGTGCAAACCATTACCTTGCGACGAGCCACTTACCAATACTCTTCCTGGATTTCCTTGTGGCTGCATCTTGCCAATGCAAGTTGGGCTGCGCCTCAGCGTATCACTCTATACATTTTTTCCTTTGGTTTCAGAGTTTGCTACTGAAGTTGCTTCTGGAGCATTTATGAAACAAAGTCAAGTTCGGATAATGGGGGCAAATGCAGCCACCGAGGATCCAGAAAAGACTATTGTTTTGATGGATTTGGTACCATTTGGAGAAGATTTTGATAACAATACAGCTTATTTGACTTATCAAAGATTCTGGCACAAACAAGTGCCTATAAGCACTTTTTATTTTGGTGATTATGAAGTTCTTTATGTGCGTTATACAG GTCTTCCTGACTCTCCACCTTCTGCACCTTTAAGTGATACTGAGCCTCATGACAGTAAAGGGGGGACCATAAAGCCCGTGGGGGTTGATATCAGGAGAGGACAGCACAAGAAAGGGCTTAAAGGCAGTGTTATTGCAGTTATAGTTTTATCAGCCTTGATAGCTATGGTTCTAATCTGTGCAATTGCTTGGATCATGTTCTTTAGGCATAGAGATCATGATTATCAAGTGCAGGAAAATCCACAGACTAAGCAACTTTCACTTGCAAAATCCTCAG GGATTGCTACTTCTATGACTGGTAGTGGACCCAGTTCCATTTCTCCATCATATAATGCTACAATTGCACCTTATACTGGTACTGCAAAGACTTTTACCTTGAATGACATGGAAAGAGCAACTGACAACTTTGCTGCTTCAAGAGTGCTCGGAGAAGGTGGATTTGGTCTTGTTTATGGTGGTGTCCTTGAAGATGGGACTAAAGTGGCTGTCAAGGTGCTTAAAAGAGATGATCAACAGGGAGATCGTGAATTCTTAAGCGAAGTTGAAATGCTTAGTCGCCTTCATCACAGAAACTTAGTCGCATTGATTGGGATATGTACAGAAGAACATGCCCGCTGCTTAATCTATGAACTAATTCCAAATGGAAGCGTGGAATCTCATTTACATG GAATCGACAAGGAAGATGCTCCACTTGATTGGGGTGCCCGTTTGAAGATAGCACTTGGTGCTGCTCGAGGTCTAGCTTATCTGCATGAAGATTCGAGTCCACGTGTCATACACAGGGACTTTAAGTCCAGCAACATTTTGCTGGAACATGATTATACACCAAAAGTGTCTGATTTTGGTTTGGCGCGCTCTGCATTGGATGAGGAGAGCAGGCACATTTCAACCCGTGTCATGGGGACTTTTGG CTATGTGGCTCCAGAATATGCAATGACAGGACATCTTCTTGTGAAGAGTGATGTTTACAGTTATGGAGTAGTCTTACTTGAGCTTTTAACAGGAAGAAAACCAGTGGACATGTCTCAGCCTCCCGGTCAAGAGAACCTAGTTACTTGGTCCCGTCCACTCCTCACAAGTGAAGAAGGTTTAGAATTGATAGTAGACAAATCTTTGGGGCCAAATTTTCCTTTCGACAGTATCTCTAAAGTAGCAGCTATCGCATCAATGTGTGTTCAGTCGGAGGTTTCACATCGTCCATTTATGGGTGAGGTAGTTCAGGCCTTAAAACTAGTGTCCAACGAATGTGATGCGACAAAAGACTTAGGATCTAGAAGCTGTAGCCAAGAGGATCTCTCAGTTGATTTTGATGCAAGGTCTAGTACACATTCTGATCATTTACCTGATCGCTTCCAAATACAGTCTCCTCTTTCTGATTACGAATCGGCAATCTCCGTTGATAGAGGGCTACCCTTGTCAGAACTATATAGTACATCAGCAAAAATAGGGAAGACAGATTCGGAGTCATTTAGGAGGCACTCAAGTTCTGGTCCTTTGAGAAGCGAAAGTGTTTTGCCACTCTGGCAGAGGATGAGAAGATCATCAGGTGGCAGTGTAAGTGAACACGGGGCAATGTTCAAGCTATGGAATGGATATCATTAA